One segment of Carya illinoinensis cultivar Pawnee chromosome 13, C.illinoinensisPawnee_v1, whole genome shotgun sequence DNA contains the following:
- the LOC122291044 gene encoding protein FAR-RED ELONGATED HYPOCOTYL 3-like produces the protein MDGEAPKAIITDQDRAMKNAISLVFPNSRHRFCLWHILKKLPEKLGSHGAFKTGLKTGLLNCVYDSHIVEEFEGSWEVLIQKYKLQDNAWLKSLYAERTYWAPVFMKDVFWAGMSTTQRSESMNAFFDWYVHAKTNLKEFVDQFDNALRKKIENESAADFQSFNVTIPVVSPSPLEKTFQDIYTCNKFREVQKEVIGMLATLPTLHRKDGVIATYNVEDEVNVNDFIKEVTHTVYFNEAECEVKYSCALFEMRGILCRHVLGIMRLNKVRSVPEKYILDRWRKDIKRTYTLIRNSYDGVDERPEVSRYSRIIKKCNEVTTNASSCDEHTEDMLAKLDAMNLGYRTNKPPSKVNVTTAVETTTATSKYVLSPHVVRGKGRLPSLRKKSMIEHLKPTTKLRKENPHGIKGEIVGTRRNLFGSTDVGTQQSVTFQPPQNATEVLNFSATELDFAVNETQESVR, from the exons ATGGACGGTGAAGCTCCCAAGGCTATTATCACGGACCAAGATAGagccatgaaaaatgcaataagccttGTCTTTCCAAATAGTCGACACAGATTCTGCCTATGGcacattttgaaaaagttgccTGAGAAGCTAGGTTCACATGGTGCATTCAAAACTGGATTGAAAACTGGGTTGTTAAATTGTGTGTATGACTCTCACATAGTTGAGGAGTTTGAGGGGTCTTGGGAAGTGTTAATTCAGAAGTACAAATTGCAGGATAATGCTTGGTTGAAGAGTTTATACGCTGAGCGTACGTATTGGGCACCGGTATTCATGAAAGATGTTTTCTGGGCgggaatgagtacaacccaacGAAGCGAGAGTATGAATGCTTTTTTCGACTGGTATGTTCATGCTAAGacaaacttaaaagagtttgtCGATCAGTTTGATAATgcattgaggaagaagattgagaatgaaagtGCGGCGGACTTCCAGTCATTCAATGTTACAATTCCCGTCGTCTCTCCCTCTCCGCTTGAGAAGACTTTTCAAGACATATACACTTGCaataaatttagagaagttcaGAAAGAAGTAATAGGGATGCTTGCAACTCTTCCAACTCTGCACCGGAAGGATGGTGTAATTGCAACATACaatgtagaagatgaagtgaaTGTTAATGATTTCATCAAGGAGGTTACCCACACGGTCTACTTTAATGAGGCTGAATGTGAGGTGAAGTATTCATGTGccttgtttgagatgagagggatattGTGTAGGCATGTATTGGGCATTATGAGACTTAACAAAGTTCGATCGGTGCCAGAAAAGTACATACTAGATCGATGGCGGAAAGACATAAAGAGAACTTACACTCTTATACGAAATAGTTATGATGGGGTTGATGAGAGACCTGAAGTTAGCAGATATTCACGTATCATAAAGAAATGCAACGAAGTAACCACAAATGCATCTTCATGTGATGAGCACACAGAGGACATGCTAGCTAAGTTAGATGCAATGAACTTAGGCTACCGCACGAACAAGCCGCCATCAAAGGTGAATGTTACAACTGCCGTGGAAACTACAACTGCCACTTCTAAATATGTACTGAGTCCCCATGTAGTGAGAGGAAAAGGCAGATTGCCATCTCTCAGGAAAAAATCCATGATTGAACATTTGAAACCCACGACAAAACTCAGAAAGGAAAAC CCGCATGGAATAAAAGGCGAAATTGTGGGAACTAGAAGGAATTTATTTGGTTCCACAGATGTTGGGACACAACAAAGTGTCACATTTCAG CCTCCTCAGAATGCTACCGAAGTGTTGAACTTTAGTGCCACCGAGTTAGACTTTGCGGTGAATgagactcaagaaagtgtaagatGA